From Actinoplanes oblitus, a single genomic window includes:
- a CDS encoding gluconeogenesis factor YvcK family protein: MTAPARPIRVVAFGGGHGLSASLRALRHAATELPLDITAIVTVGDDGGSSGRLRVERDALLPPGDLRQALAALADEDPTAQLTATLMQHRFVAMTEPGGVPPLPPVARGPRIERRADRSKDTLAGHTVGNLLLLGLMEMLGDPVRALDHAAAMVGACGRVLPMALHAVGIEADVIDGAGRRSTIRGQHSVAVVDGRVEAVRLEPADPPACPQALDAVRAADWLIFGPGSWYTSVLPHLLVPGLAREIVASPARRLVTLNLGTDKETHGLSAAGHLGTLHGYLPELRVDTVLADEKWAGEPEPVRVAAQLMGAELVLAPVAVADGSPRHDPEALGVALVPVLGAAR, translated from the coding sequence GTGACGGCCCCGGCCCGGCCGATCCGGGTCGTCGCGTTCGGTGGCGGGCACGGCCTGAGCGCCTCGCTGCGGGCGCTCCGGCACGCCGCGACCGAGCTGCCGCTGGACATCACGGCCATCGTCACGGTCGGTGACGACGGCGGCTCCAGCGGCCGCCTGCGGGTCGAGCGGGACGCCCTGCTGCCCCCGGGCGACCTGCGGCAGGCGCTCGCCGCGCTGGCCGACGAGGATCCGACAGCGCAGCTCACCGCGACCCTGATGCAGCACCGGTTCGTGGCCATGACCGAGCCGGGTGGCGTCCCGCCGCTGCCGCCGGTGGCCCGCGGCCCGCGGATCGAGCGCCGCGCCGACCGCAGCAAGGACACCCTGGCCGGGCACACGGTCGGCAACCTGCTGCTGCTCGGGCTGATGGAGATGCTCGGCGACCCGGTGCGGGCCCTGGACCACGCCGCCGCCATGGTCGGCGCGTGCGGCCGGGTGCTGCCGATGGCCCTGCACGCTGTCGGCATCGAGGCGGACGTGATCGACGGCGCCGGCCGGCGGTCGACCATCCGGGGTCAGCACTCGGTGGCGGTCGTCGACGGCCGGGTCGAGGCGGTGCGGCTGGAGCCGGCCGATCCGCCGGCCTGCCCGCAGGCGCTCGACGCGGTCCGCGCCGCGGACTGGCTGATCTTCGGGCCGGGCAGCTGGTACACGAGTGTGCTGCCGCACCTGCTGGTGCCCGGGCTGGCCCGGGAGATCGTGGCGAGCCCGGCCCGCCGGCTGGTCACCCTCAACCTCGGCACGGACAAGGAGACGCACGGTCTCTCCGCCGCCGGGCACCTCGGCACGCTGCACGGTTACCTGCCGGAACTGCGGGTGGACACGGTGCTGGCCGACGAGAAATGGGCCGGCGAGCCGGAGCCGGTTCGCGTCGCCGCCCAGCTGATGGGAGCCGAGCTGGTATTGGCACCCGTCGCCGTTGCGGACGGGAGCCCACGGCATGATCCTGAGGCACTGGGTGTTGCACTGGTGCCAGTATTGGGCGCCGCTCGTTAA